A stretch of the uncultured Bacteroides sp. genome encodes the following:
- a CDS encoding efflux RND transporter permease subunit, with amino-acid sequence MAISDIALKRPVGSIVLSLMIILMGVVGFNFLGVRLYPAIDPPVITVQTSYVGANSEIIESQITEPLEKAINGIEGVKSISSQSAIGTSNITVEFNLGADLEKAANDVRDKVSQATKSLPQDIDSQPTVTKADANSDPIIMLTAQSSTMNAIELSDYAENVLQEKLQTIPGVSSVSIYGQQRPSMRLWLNPEKMAAYNLTASDVNAALSKENVEMPGGKIRGNATELIVKTHGRLTTEADFNSLIVKQSDNQVVRLQDIGQAVLGPQNEESGSTINGITGVMLNLIPLPGANDIQIADEFYKRLDQIKHTMPKGVELSVARDKSIFVRQSVNDVAETLLIAIFLVVLIIFLFFRNWIIALRPLLDIPVSLIGTFFIMYILGYSINVLTLLGIVLATGLVVDDGIVVTENIFKRIEKGMDKWQAAFEGTREILFAVISTSLTLAIVFIPVLFLEGFTGRLFREFGIVVASAVLISALVSLTLTPVLNVLLGGSASHHSKFYEASEPFFVGMENGYRRLLSFFIQNKWIGFSILGFCLVLIFSLSRVLKSELAPLEDHSYIRTSITAPEGTEYTTTQDLIDKIAKTSMDSVPEAKYVLARYAGGGNSSANAGSVICFLSDPSERKASQQKIYDKLSRIYSTIPDGRVIPSQEPTIATSTSRGLPVQFVLQNLDFEKLHKVLPKFLDEAQNSPVFSNVDMDLKFNKPELNITVDRLKANTLGVSEKDVSNALDLAYSGSRYGYFLKNNKQYYVIGQVAREDRNVPADIASLYVRSASGEMIQLDNLVKIEENSNPPILYHYNRYKSATVSANLAKGKTLGEGIAEMQRISDKLLDQSFNTALSGSSRDFAESSSNISFALILALLLIYLILAAQFESFRDPFIIMLTVPMAIAGAMLSLWICGQTLNIFSEIGMILLIGIVTKNGILIVEFANQKRKLGMNKRVAAFEAASARLRPILMTSLATIFGAFPIAFALGSGAQSRIPLGIVVVGGLLFSLILTLFVIPVTYIALSSKNKNKL; translated from the coding sequence ATTGAAGGTGTAAAATCCATATCTTCCCAATCAGCAATAGGAACCAGTAATATAACGGTAGAATTCAATCTGGGAGCTGATTTGGAAAAAGCTGCAAATGATGTACGTGATAAAGTTTCACAGGCAACCAAAAGTCTGCCTCAGGATATTGATTCACAGCCCACAGTGACAAAAGCGGATGCTAATAGTGATCCTATTATCATGTTAACAGCTCAAAGCAGCACAATGAATGCAATAGAATTAAGTGACTATGCCGAAAATGTGTTGCAGGAAAAGTTGCAGACTATTCCCGGTGTCAGTTCTGTTTCTATCTACGGACAGCAAAGACCATCCATGCGCCTATGGTTAAATCCTGAAAAAATGGCGGCTTACAATCTTACTGCATCAGATGTTAATGCAGCACTTAGTAAAGAGAATGTGGAAATGCCGGGAGGAAAAATACGTGGGAATGCAACCGAGCTTATTGTGAAAACTCATGGGCGATTAACCACAGAAGCGGATTTTAATAGTCTTATTGTGAAACAGTCAGATAATCAGGTAGTTCGCTTGCAGGATATTGGACAAGCTGTGCTTGGTCCTCAAAACGAAGAATCCGGCTCAACCATTAATGGCATTACGGGTGTGATGCTGAATCTGATTCCTCTGCCAGGAGCAAATGATATTCAAATTGCCGACGAATTTTACAAACGATTGGATCAGATTAAACATACCATGCCAAAGGGGGTGGAGTTAAGTGTTGCCCGTGATAAATCAATATTTGTAAGGCAATCAGTTAATGATGTGGCAGAAACACTTTTAATTGCCATTTTTCTGGTAGTTCTTATTATCTTTCTTTTCTTCAGAAACTGGATCATTGCCTTACGCCCTTTGCTGGATATTCCGGTTTCGTTAATCGGAACCTTTTTCATTATGTATATTTTGGGTTATTCTATCAATGTGCTCACACTTCTTGGAATTGTTCTCGCCACGGGATTGGTGGTGGATGATGGTATTGTGGTAACTGAAAATATCTTTAAACGTATAGAAAAAGGCATGGATAAGTGGCAAGCAGCTTTTGAGGGAACAAGGGAAATCCTTTTTGCTGTAATCTCAACTTCACTGACTCTGGCCATCGTTTTTATTCCGGTACTCTTCCTTGAAGGCTTTACAGGTAGGTTATTCAGGGAATTCGGAATTGTAGTGGCTAGTGCTGTGTTAATTTCAGCTCTCGTTTCTTTGACATTGACTCCGGTTCTGAATGTTCTGTTAGGAGGATCGGCTTCTCATCATTCTAAATTTTATGAAGCGAGTGAACCTTTCTTTGTAGGTATGGAAAATGGATACAGGCGATTACTAAGTTTCTTTATCCAAAACAAGTGGATAGGATTTTCTATTCTTGGATTTTGTTTGGTATTGATATTCTCTTTATCCAGAGTTTTAAAATCGGAGCTGGCTCCCTTGGAAGATCATAGTTATATACGAACTTCTATTACGGCGCCGGAAGGAACAGAATATACAACCACTCAAGATCTGATAGATAAAATAGCCAAAACTAGCATGGATTCTGTTCCGGAAGCAAAATATGTGCTTGCCCGATATGCAGGAGGTGGTAATTCCAGTGCCAATGCCGGATCTGTTATCTGTTTCCTTTCTGACCCGTCAGAAAGAAAGGCCTCTCAACAGAAAATATATGATAAGTTGTCGAGAATATATTCAACTATTCCTGATGGAAGGGTGATTCCGAGTCAGGAACCAACTATTGCCACATCAACTTCCAGAGGGCTACCTGTTCAGTTTGTATTGCAAAATCTTGATTTTGAAAAGTTACATAAGGTGTTACCCAAGTTTTTGGATGAAGCACAAAATAGTCCGGTATTCAGTAATGTGGATATGGATTTGAAATTCAACAAACCGGAACTGAATATTACTGTAGATAGATTGAAAGCAAATACTTTAGGTGTGAGCGAAAAGGATGTATCTAATGCATTGGACTTAGCTTACAGCGGGAGTCGTTATGGATATTTTTTAAAGAACAACAAGCAATACTATGTAATTGGTCAGGTTGCCAGAGAAGACAGAAATGTTCCTGCAGATATTGCCTCTTTGTATGTACGATCGGCTTCCGGTGAGATGATTCAACTGGATAACCTGGTAAAAATTGAAGAGAATAGTAACCCGCCAATATTATACCATTACAATCGTTATAAATCGGCTACTGTCTCGGCTAATCTAGCAAAGGGCAAAACTTTGGGAGAGGGTATAGCAGAAATGCAAAGAATATCGGATAAGTTATTGGATCAGTCATTTAATACAGCCTTATCGGGCTCATCAAGAGATTTTGCAGAGAGTAGTTCTAATATTTCTTTTGCATTGATATTAGCCTTGCTGCTGATTTATCTAATTCTTGCTGCTCAGTTTGAAAGTTTCCGTGACCCATTCATAATTATGCTTACTGTGCCAATGGCTATTGCAGGTGCCATGCTTTCATTATGGATATGTGGACAGACGCTGAATATTTTCTCTGAAATTGGAATGATATTACTTATTGGAATTGTAACAAAGAATGGTATTCTTATTGTAGAGTTTGCTAATCAGAAACGCAAGTTGGGTATGAATAAAAGAGTAGCTGCATTCGAAGCTGCTTCCGCCAGACTACGACCAATACTTATGACCTCATTAGCTACTATTTTCGGAGCTTTTCCTATTGCATTTGCTTTGGGATCAGGAGCCCAAAGTCGTATTCCTCTGGGAATTGTGGTTGTAGGTGGATTACTATTCTCGTTAATACTTACGTTGTTTGTAATTCCGGTGACTTATATAGCTCTATCAAGTAAAAATAAAAACAAATTATGA
- a CDS encoding TolC family protein — protein MRTKYIFFLLMLCSNVQAQNVLTLEKAINITLKNNFDILIARNDADIAKMNNTAGNAGMLPTVNVNGSGSYSNDNIYQKLSSGTENKYSSLSNTLIGANAELSWTLFDGGKMFVTKNKLNEIQSLGELQFQSKVLETMYNVIAAYYDIVRQKQQLSSINEAISYNKERVTIALTGFNAGSLVKTDLLQAKIDLNVAMENSINQQYTINEAQKALNRMLGQGPTVIFEVSDSISLLYIPNKDELLQKLNSSNSSILSFQKQIDISRLTLKENQKAYLPTFSFKGGYYLSQSVNSEGATLKNRSSGPQVGGTISIPLFNGGETKRKISVAKKELQSAEYDLENVKLQMNTELQNALTDFENQQQVLQIEKDNNQLAKENIEISLQRLRLGQTTSLEVHQAQESYVQSSTRLINFKYNLKIAETKLKQLVSSL, from the coding sequence ATGAGAACGAAATATATATTCTTTTTATTGATGCTATGTTCCAATGTTCAGGCACAGAATGTGCTGACTTTGGAAAAGGCGATTAACATAACCTTGAAGAATAACTTTGATATATTGATTGCCCGCAATGATGCTGATATTGCTAAAATGAATAATACCGCAGGCAATGCCGGAATGTTACCTACAGTAAATGTTAACGGTTCCGGATCTTATAGCAATGATAATATTTATCAGAAGCTTTCCAGTGGAACAGAGAACAAATATTCGTCTCTATCGAACACATTAATAGGTGCTAATGCTGAACTGTCGTGGACATTGTTCGACGGAGGAAAAATGTTTGTAACTAAAAATAAGCTCAACGAGATTCAATCTCTTGGCGAACTGCAGTTTCAGTCTAAAGTACTTGAAACGATGTATAACGTAATTGCTGCATACTATGACATTGTGAGACAGAAACAACAATTGAGTTCTATAAATGAGGCTATCAGTTACAATAAGGAACGTGTAACTATTGCGTTAACAGGTTTTAATGCCGGTTCACTAGTGAAAACGGATTTGCTTCAGGCAAAAATAGACTTGAATGTGGCGATGGAGAATTCTATTAATCAGCAATATACCATTAATGAAGCGCAAAAAGCATTAAATCGCATGTTGGGACAAGGCCCTACAGTGATATTTGAAGTCTCTGATTCAATCTCGCTTTTGTATATTCCCAATAAAGATGAACTGCTTCAGAAACTGAACTCATCGAATTCCAGTATTTTGTCTTTCCAAAAACAAATAGATATTTCCCGGCTAACATTGAAAGAGAACCAAAAGGCCTATTTACCTACTTTTAGCTTTAAAGGAGGCTATTATTTATCTCAATCAGTAAACTCAGAGGGGGCTACTCTTAAGAATCGTTCTTCAGGTCCGCAAGTAGGGGGAACTATTTCTATCCCTCTTTTCAATGGTGGTGAAACCAAACGGAAAATTTCTGTGGCAAAAAAAGAATTGCAATCTGCAGAATATGATCTGGAAAATGTGAAATTACAAATGAATACAGAGCTGCAAAACGCACTCACAGATTTTGAGAATCAGCAACAGGTGTTACAGATTGAGAAAGATAATAATCAACTGGCTAAGGAGAATATAGAAATTAGTTTGCAACGCTTAAGACTAGGCCAAACCACTTCTCTGGAAGTGCATCAGGCGCAGGAAAGTTATGTGCAATCTTCTACTCGTCTTATCAATTTTAAGTATAATCTGAAAATTGCTGAAACAAAACTAAAACAATTGGTTTCCTCTTTATAA
- a CDS encoding AI-2E family transporter has translation MLEKKITFDSFIRFIFGLSIIIGIILLFDKLSAVLLPFFIAWLIAYFMYPLVCFFQYKLRIRIRVLSILCAILTVAGVITGLSFLLIPPMISEFGKVNNLIMTYISNGSGINVFPKIVTNFINENLDVKELNKIFSEENIANLTKNALPKLWTLLSESLNILFSVIASFIILLYTVFILLDYEAIADGWVELIPNKYRHFASNVVSDLKNGMNRYFRGQAFVALCVAILSSIGFLIIDYPLALGLGLLIGILSMIPYMKVIALFPALILGLLKVADTGDNIWVVLGSALIVFAIVQAVEDSFIVPNVMGRITGLNPAIILLSLSIWGSLLGILGMIIALPTTTLMLSYYRRYVIHREKIIDTKESDYQTERTSKEK, from the coding sequence ATGCTTGAAAAAAAAATTACATTCGATAGTTTTATCCGATTCATCTTTGGTTTATCTATTATTATTGGGATAATACTTTTGTTCGATAAGTTAAGCGCTGTATTACTACCTTTTTTTATAGCCTGGCTCATTGCTTATTTCATGTATCCCTTAGTTTGTTTCTTTCAGTATAAACTAAGAATAAGAATCCGAGTCTTATCAATACTTTGCGCAATATTAACAGTTGCAGGTGTAATAACCGGATTATCCTTTTTACTGATACCTCCCATGATTTCAGAGTTCGGGAAAGTCAATAATCTTATTATGACTTATATATCAAACGGATCAGGAATTAACGTATTTCCCAAAATAGTTACTAATTTTATCAATGAAAATCTGGATGTTAAAGAGCTGAATAAAATTTTCAGTGAAGAAAATATAGCGAACCTAACAAAGAATGCATTACCTAAATTATGGACACTATTATCTGAATCTCTCAATATCTTATTTAGTGTTATAGCATCTTTCATTATTCTTCTTTACACAGTATTTATTCTTCTAGATTATGAAGCAATAGCAGATGGATGGGTTGAACTTATTCCAAACAAGTACAGACACTTTGCTTCCAATGTGGTAAGCGATCTTAAAAATGGAATGAACCGTTATTTTAGAGGGCAGGCATTTGTAGCATTGTGCGTTGCAATACTTTCAAGCATCGGATTTTTAATTATTGATTATCCATTAGCACTTGGACTTGGACTCCTGATAGGTATATTAAGCATGATACCTTATATGAAAGTTATAGCTCTTTTCCCTGCTTTAATATTAGGATTACTTAAAGTGGCTGATACAGGAGATAACATTTGGGTTGTTCTTGGCTCGGCATTGATAGTTTTTGCAATAGTACAAGCCGTTGAAGATTCTTTCATTGTTCCTAATGTAATGGGACGAATTACAGGACTTAACCCTGCTATCATTTTACTATCTCTTTCCATTTGGGGATCCTTACTAGGGATACTAGGAATGATCATTGCTCTTCCTACTACAACGCTCATGTTATCTTACTACCGAAGATACGTAATACATCGTGAAAAAATTATCGACACCAAAGAATCTGATTATCAAACAGAAAGAACATCCAAGGAAAAATAA
- a CDS encoding thymidine kinase, whose product MVIFSEDQILETRRRGRIEVICGSMFSGKTEELIRRLKRAQFAKQRVEIYKPAIDTRYSEEDVVSHDSNSIASTPIESSASILLFSSDIDVVGIDEAQFFDKGIVDVCNKLADIGTRVIIAGLDMDYKGIPFGPMPDLCAIADEVSKVHAICVRCGQLAYISHRIIKNDKRVLLGEKEEYEPLCRKCYTRVLKEYPE is encoded by the coding sequence ATGGTAATATTTTCCGAAGATCAAATATTGGAAACACGAAGAAGAGGTCGGATTGAGGTTATTTGTGGTTCAATGTTCTCTGGCAAAACAGAAGAATTGATACGTAGATTAAAAAGAGCCCAATTTGCCAAGCAGAGGGTTGAAATTTACAAACCCGCAATTGACACACGCTATTCAGAAGAGGATGTAGTTTCGCATGACAGCAATTCTATAGCTTCAACTCCGATAGAATCGTCCGCAAGTATTTTGCTTTTTTCTAGTGATATTGATGTAGTGGGTATAGACGAAGCTCAGTTCTTTGACAAAGGCATTGTTGATGTTTGCAACAAACTAGCAGACATTGGCACCAGAGTAATTATTGCAGGACTGGATATGGATTATAAAGGAATACCATTTGGTCCAATGCCCGATTTGTGTGCAATAGCCGATGAAGTTTCCAAAGTACATGCTATTTGTGTGAGATGTGGTCAGTTAGCTTATATTTCACATCGTATTATAAAAAACGATAAACGTGTATTGTTAGGTGAAAAAGAGGAATATGAACCTCTTTGCCGAAAGTGCTATACCAGAGTTCTAAAGGAATATCCCGAATAA
- the rsmI gene encoding 16S rRNA (cytidine(1402)-2'-O)-methyltransferase, translating into MGKLYVVPTPVGNLEDMTFRAIKVLKEVDLILAEDTRTSGILLKHFEIKNAMQSHHKFNEHKMVESVINRIKAGETVALISDAGTPGISDPGFLVVRECVKNGIEVQCLPGATAFVPAVVASGLPNDRFSFEGFLPQKKGRMTRLISLQTETRTMIFYESPHRLLKTLIQFGEYFGVDRKASVSREISKMFEETVRGNLAELVEHFTTVEPRGEIVIVLAGIDN; encoded by the coding sequence ATGGGAAAATTGTATGTTGTACCAACACCAGTCGGTAATTTAGAAGATATGACTTTTAGAGCAATTAAAGTTTTAAAAGAAGTCGATCTGATTCTTGCTGAAGATACACGTACCTCAGGTATATTACTGAAACATTTTGAAATTAAAAACGCAATGCAATCTCACCATAAGTTTAATGAACATAAAATGGTGGAAAGCGTTATTAATAGAATAAAGGCGGGCGAAACTGTGGCATTAATTTCTGATGCAGGGACACCGGGAATATCAGATCCTGGTTTCTTGGTTGTTAGAGAATGTGTGAAAAATGGGATTGAAGTCCAATGTCTGCCTGGTGCAACGGCTTTTGTGCCTGCAGTAGTAGCTTCTGGGCTTCCTAATGATCGCTTTTCTTTTGAAGGATTTCTTCCTCAGAAGAAAGGACGAATGACTCGATTGATATCTCTGCAAACAGAAACGCGTACTATGATTTTTTATGAATCTCCACATCGTTTATTGAAAACCTTAATTCAATTTGGAGAATATTTTGGGGTAGACCGTAAGGCTTCTGTTTCAAGAGAAATATCTAAGATGTTTGAAGAGACCGTCCGTGGAAACTTAGCAGAGTTGGTGGAACACTTTACAACAGTGGAACCTCGCGGTGAAATTGTAATTGTGTTGGCTGGAATTGATAATTAG
- a CDS encoding YjjG family noncanonical pyrimidine nucleotidase: MYRSIFIDLDDTLWHFKANAYDTFYEMYVKYSFNRYFDSFDHFYTLYQKKNQELWVEYGDGKITKEELNSQRFLYPLEAVGVSDAVLAKRYSDDFFSVIPTKSQLLPYAKEALDYLSLKYRLFILSNGFRELQFQKMHSSGIFHYFEKVILSEDIHVHKPYPEIFNFALSSTQSLLEESLMIGDSWEADIVGAKGVGMHQMFYNYSGRKDLQFQPTYTIKSLNDILSIL; encoded by the coding sequence ATGTATAGAAGTATATTTATTGACTTGGACGATACTCTTTGGCATTTTAAAGCAAATGCTTATGATACATTTTATGAAATGTATGTGAAGTATAGCTTTAATCGTTACTTTGATTCTTTTGACCATTTTTACACTCTTTACCAAAAAAAAAATCAGGAACTATGGGTAGAGTATGGCGACGGTAAAATTACTAAAGAGGAATTGAATAGCCAGCGTTTTCTTTATCCGCTTGAAGCTGTAGGAGTGTCTGATGCTGTACTGGCTAAAAGATATTCAGATGATTTCTTTTCTGTGATTCCTACCAAGAGCCAATTGTTACCTTACGCAAAAGAAGCACTTGATTACTTATCTTTAAAATATCGTCTTTTTATTCTTTCCAATGGATTTCGTGAACTTCAATTTCAGAAAATGCACTCATCCGGTATTTTTCATTACTTTGAGAAAGTAATCTTATCCGAAGATATTCACGTTCATAAACCTTATCCTGAGATTTTCAATTTTGCTCTTTCTTCAACTCAATCCCTTTTGGAAGAATCGCTTATGATTGGCGATAGCTGGGAAGCCGATATTGTTGGGGCTAAAGGCGTTGGCATGCATCAGATGTTTTATAACTATTCTGGTCGTAAAGACCTTCAATTTCAACCTACTTATACCATTAAAAGCTTAAATGATATTTTAAGCATTCTCTAA